A genomic segment from Polyangium mundeleinium encodes:
- a CDS encoding GAF domain-containing protein has translation MARTRESVLLEDRAQDGPFGLDPYLVDAPPRSALAAPIIGKGRLSGVIYLENDLARGAFTPARVEVVGLICTQAAIAIENARLYGELERQVEERTAELRHANEALVRLSRAEQERREQEALDQRAVISQQEEVIHALSAPIIEVWYGVIAVPLVGVLDARRGEEIMERVLHRIGSASCRQVILDLTGVESVDSETGERIMRIVGATRLLGASVVITGIRAAVAQTMVAFDAGLKELTTRATLRDALRAYMRSEGAGGFSTRR, from the coding sequence GTGGCGCGCACGCGTGAGAGCGTGCTCCTGGAGGATCGCGCGCAGGATGGCCCCTTTGGGCTCGACCCTTACCTCGTGGACGCGCCTCCGCGCTCGGCGCTGGCTGCGCCCATCATCGGCAAAGGTCGGCTTTCGGGCGTGATTTATCTGGAGAATGACCTCGCGCGGGGAGCATTCACGCCTGCGCGGGTCGAGGTGGTGGGGCTCATCTGCACGCAGGCTGCGATCGCGATCGAGAATGCACGGTTGTATGGGGAGCTGGAGCGGCAGGTGGAGGAGCGGACGGCGGAGCTACGGCACGCGAATGAGGCGCTCGTTCGTTTGAGTCGCGCCGAGCAGGAGCGCAGGGAGCAGGAGGCTCTCGACCAGCGCGCGGTCATCAGCCAGCAGGAGGAGGTGATCCATGCGCTGTCGGCGCCGATCATCGAGGTCTGGTACGGGGTTATCGCGGTCCCGCTGGTGGGGGTGCTCGACGCGCGGCGGGGCGAGGAGATCATGGAGCGGGTGCTGCATCGGATTGGCTCCGCTTCGTGCCGCCAGGTGATCCTTGATTTGACGGGGGTGGAGAGCGTCGATTCCGAGACGGGCGAGCGCATCATGCGGATCGTCGGCGCGACGCGGCTGCTCGGGGCGAGCGTGGTGATCACGGGGATTCGCGCGGCCGTTGCGCAGACGATGGTGGCGTTCGACGCGGGCCTGAAGGAGCTGACGACGCGGGCGACGCTGCGGGACGCGCTGCGCGCGTATATGCGGTCGGAGGGTGCAGGGGGATTTTCGACGCGGAGGTGA